One genomic window of Cannabis sativa cultivar Pink pepper isolate KNU-18-1 chromosome 2, ASM2916894v1, whole genome shotgun sequence includes the following:
- the LOC115719574 gene encoding uncharacterized protein LOC115719574, whose protein sequence is MSDGPLTVLDGTHLRPLDLTLPPSLTGAQLLDLADSTASASLFGLTLPQTLKSSALQRINLRNDDVFLRTELTPEQASHTIKLYIDAIADELKDNPIVAAILDGKTIRLFLEDEDDFAMIAENIFTDLDAEDKGKICKSEVQSALVQMGVEMGVPPKSEFPLLNSILKKHGAEGEEELGQGQFALLLQNILQELAEVLAEKPIILIQNIKIANGSNLRKLLADEKQVNYVVEKIQEEKNGAKQSSGIVELLRSFVEKNGSDMGIPPPSEANEAVTLLYDSVFADMENNKTASEVDRDGLFNLVKEILEEFADLLEANPVYHGLDN, encoded by the exons ATGTCCGACGGACCCTTAACGGTCCTCGACGGGACCCACCTCCGACCCCTCGACCTCACCTTGCCGCCCTCCCTTACCGGAGCTCAGCTCCTCGACCTTGCCGATTCTACCGCCTCCGCCTCTCTCTTTGGTCTCACTTTGCCTCAAACCCTTAAGTCATCTGCTCTCCAACGCATCAACCTTCGAAACGACGACGTTTTTCTTCGTACAGAACTCACTCCTGAACAGGCTTCTCACACAATTAAGCTCTACATCGACGCGATCGCCGATGAGTTGAAAG ATAATCCTATTGTTGCAGCAATCTTGGACGGAAAAACTATTAGGCTGTTTTTAGAAGATGAGGATGATTTCGCAATGATAGCAGAGAATATTTTCACTGATTTAGATGCTGAAGATAAGGGGAAGATATGCAAGAGTGAAGTTCAGAGTGCTCTCGTTCAAATGGGAGTTGAGATGGGTGTTCCTCCTAAGTCAG AGTTTCCTCTACTAAACTCTATATTAAAGAAACATGgggcagaaggagaagaagagttGGGCCAAGGACAGTTTGCATTGTTACTTCAGAATATTCTACAAGAGCTAGCAGAGGTTTTGGCTGAAAAGCCTATCATTCTAATTCAGAACATCAAGATTGCGAATGGTTCCAACTTAAGAAAG CTTTTGGCTGATGAGAAGCAAGTGAATTATGTTGTAGAGAAAatacaagaagaaaaaaatggtgCGAAGCAAAGCTCAGGGATTGTAGAATTATTGAGAAGCTTTGTTGAGAAAAACGGTTCAGATATGGGTATACCACCACCATCTGAAGCCAATGAGGCTGTGACACTTTTGTATGATTCGGTCTTTGCTGATATGGAAAACAATAAGACTGCTTCAGAAGTAGATAGGGATGGTTTATTCAATCTTGTGAAAGAGATTCTCGAGGAGTTTGCAGACCTGCTAGAAGCCAATCCTGTTTATCATGGTCTTGATAattaa